The Myxococcales bacterium genome has a segment encoding these proteins:
- a CDS encoding DUF4209 domain-containing protein → MTVELSALLHDVEGQDVEADYHDVAAVFEGALREIGDHDHPDKEKIRSEYIAFSFTEQLIEPADRSTHFGPQFSYTTNEGSAGEFPPLTAVTEGVVAYWTDRAQTTRNDVLRARYADLVWDLSRPATGRRPNIRLAHAAIDASLECVRGNKFKEGLCTIIRIKRALDLSISIKDKIRTEVAAVELVALEDRIGVDHQPGLWGFAFDALVDTSGRDIDDRLKSKVIADLETRFERLSAVSPPDPSALEAAMERLTRLYSRQNQVEEEVRVLRKYVAVVEAYAKIVSPLVGSGWLDRVHELLSNRGLKEDAARVALLMREVELRSTTDVKEYSTRIAIPIAELDAQVAVLLDADREQVYTNVAATFIMDRTAVEQQVLDIAKKAVLLSLFKISIRDNEGRAVASVGSVEDDLDGRVAFQMSQNLQVGAPVLRYTLEKVAEKHTLTADSVRDYLAKSPAFLPERLPIIWRGLQALFLSDSYVAACVLVPEIEAGLRRILHLVGGNVYKRSRTGGTNLRNMDEILRDEAVIATLTERVTFCLRIVFTDARGWNLRNNICHGLLRPASLGQPAADRILHALLLLGTLRTVDNKDASPGEEGA, encoded by the coding sequence ATGACTGTCGAGCTTTCAGCACTGCTGCATGACGTGGAGGGCCAGGACGTCGAGGCCGACTATCACGACGTGGCGGCAGTATTCGAGGGAGCTCTGCGCGAGATCGGCGACCACGACCACCCAGACAAGGAGAAGATTCGCTCAGAATACATCGCCTTCTCATTCACGGAGCAGCTAATCGAACCGGCCGATCGGTCCACCCATTTTGGCCCGCAGTTCTCGTATACGACCAACGAGGGAAGTGCAGGCGAATTTCCACCACTCACGGCTGTCACAGAAGGCGTGGTCGCGTATTGGACAGATCGCGCACAGACGACGCGAAACGATGTGTTGCGTGCTCGCTATGCAGATCTTGTATGGGACCTGTCGAGGCCGGCGACAGGACGGCGTCCAAACATCCGATTGGCCCACGCTGCAATAGACGCGAGTTTGGAGTGCGTCCGGGGCAACAAGTTCAAAGAGGGATTGTGCACCATCATTCGCATAAAGCGTGCGCTCGATCTCAGCATCTCCATCAAGGACAAGATCCGCACAGAGGTGGCGGCCGTTGAGCTAGTTGCGCTGGAGGATCGCATCGGGGTTGACCATCAGCCGGGGCTGTGGGGATTCGCCTTTGATGCGCTGGTAGACACCAGCGGACGTGATATCGACGACAGGCTTAAGAGCAAGGTGATCGCAGACCTTGAGACGAGGTTCGAGCGGCTATCTGCCGTGTCGCCACCTGATCCAAGTGCTCTCGAAGCAGCCATGGAGCGGTTGACGAGGCTCTACAGCCGCCAGAATCAAGTTGAGGAAGAGGTGCGCGTTCTGCGTAAGTACGTTGCGGTTGTGGAGGCATATGCAAAGATCGTAAGTCCTCTCGTGGGTTCCGGTTGGCTAGATCGGGTGCATGAACTGCTTAGTAATAGGGGGCTCAAGGAGGACGCCGCCCGCGTTGCTCTCTTGATGAGGGAGGTGGAACTGCGCAGCACCACCGATGTGAAGGAGTACTCTACTCGCATCGCAATTCCCATAGCCGAGCTGGATGCACAAGTTGCTGTGTTGCTGGATGCGGACAGAGAACAAGTTTACACCAATGTAGCTGCCACCTTCATTATGGATCGGACGGCGGTGGAGCAGCAGGTGCTCGACATAGCAAAGAAGGCTGTCCTTCTAAGCCTGTTTAAGATTTCAATACGGGATAACGAGGGTCGGGCTGTCGCGTCCGTCGGTTCAGTAGAAGATGATCTCGATGGTCGGGTTGCCTTCCAGATGAGCCAGAACCTACAGGTCGGAGCTCCAGTGCTGCGCTACACCCTCGAAAAGGTTGCCGAGAAGCACACCTTGACGGCGGACTCCGTGCGCGACTACCTTGCCAAGTCACCCGCGTTTCTGCCTGAGCGACTCCCCATCATTTGGAGAGGATTACAAGCGCTGTTTTTATCAGATTCTTACGTCGCTGCGTGTGTCCTCGTGCCAGAGATTGAGGCCGGGTTGCGGCGGATTCTGCACCTCGTCGGTGGCAACGTCTATAAGCGATCACGGACTGGGGGCACCAACCTCCGCAACATGGACGAAATCCTGCGCGACGAAGCTGTTATCGCTACTCTCACAGAGCGGGTGACATTCTGTTTACGGATCGTCTTTACGGATGCGCGGGGATGGAATCTCCGAAACAACATCTGCCACGGTCTTCTGAGGCCGGCATCGCTCGGCCAGCCTGCCGCCGATCGCATCTTGCATGCACTCCTACTGCTTGGAACGCTCCGCACCGTCGACAACAAAGATGCTTCCCCAGGAGAAGAAGGCGCCTAA
- a CDS encoding IS4 family transposase: MSLLRGPGDHFRAFFKLTSGCADKFDRTRTWSARSVLMWLMVLTMPDRKMSYRRSLRIVAYYGRKVFDWAKVPTLSSISEARKKVSIETCRGLLHQLVERCESIMPTPKTPWGKRRFIAFDGTRVVLPRSADTARKMARPKRPNGTSVHNPQGLVVMAADVFRRLPLDWSLTGKGIGERTSMQKLVHRLPFKAGDVAVMDRGFPSRHLFSALIEHGVDIIARMSASKATAWKELKPFLSSNKKTAKVTLTLPGARGNIELQVRVVERDAKPGRPRKGTKNERMVIVSTLSGKDGFDRKDIIKLYASRWGIESLFKEMKSFMQTEDFHSKSVQGCEQELISAMIWIALASFLQAEAERTLDGRRVVRADCLRAAGDLLSAMLSGKSIHEQMDDDIAALRMFAYAPQQDRHYPRECKRPFGRTIQRGGA, from the coding sequence ATGAGCCTGCTTCGTGGACCTGGCGATCACTTTCGAGCGTTCTTCAAACTGACCAGTGGCTGTGCGGACAAGTTCGACCGGACACGGACATGGAGCGCCCGCAGCGTCTTGATGTGGCTGATGGTCCTGACGATGCCGGACCGAAAGATGAGCTATCGACGGAGCTTGCGGATCGTGGCGTACTACGGGCGCAAGGTGTTCGATTGGGCGAAGGTACCGACGTTGTCGTCCATCAGTGAAGCAAGAAAGAAGGTCTCGATCGAGACATGCCGTGGGTTGCTGCACCAGCTGGTCGAGCGGTGCGAGTCCATCATGCCGACTCCGAAAACCCCGTGGGGGAAACGTCGATTCATCGCGTTCGATGGAACGCGGGTTGTGTTGCCGCGCAGCGCGGATACAGCGAGGAAGATGGCGCGGCCGAAGCGGCCGAATGGGACGTCGGTGCACAATCCACAAGGGTTGGTGGTGATGGCTGCGGATGTGTTTCGCCGTCTTCCGTTGGATTGGTCCCTGACCGGAAAAGGCATCGGCGAGAGGACGTCCATGCAGAAGCTGGTTCACCGATTGCCGTTCAAGGCAGGCGACGTGGCCGTCATGGACAGAGGGTTTCCGAGTCGCCACCTGTTCTCAGCCTTGATTGAACATGGCGTTGACATCATTGCGAGAATGAGCGCATCGAAGGCGACGGCGTGGAAAGAGCTCAAGCCATTCTTGTCTTCAAACAAGAAGACCGCGAAAGTGACACTGACGCTTCCGGGGGCGAGAGGGAACATTGAGCTTCAGGTGCGCGTCGTCGAGCGCGACGCAAAGCCAGGCCGCCCGAGGAAAGGCACGAAGAACGAAAGGATGGTCATCGTGTCCACCTTGAGCGGAAAGGACGGATTCGATCGCAAAGACATCATCAAGCTCTACGCCTCTCGATGGGGAATCGAATCTCTCTTCAAGGAAATGAAGAGCTTCATGCAGACCGAGGACTTCCACAGCAAGAGCGTCCAAGGATGTGAACAGGAACTCATTTCCGCGATGATCTGGATAGCCCTGGCATCGTTCCTTCAAGCAGAAGCGGAGCGTACCCTTGATGGCCGACGCGTCGTTCGCGCAGACTGCCTACGAGCGGCCGGTGATCTGCTCTCTGCGATGCTTTCAGGAAAATCCATCCATGAACAGATGGACGATGACATCGCCGCCCTTCGAATGTTCGCGTACGCCCCACAACAAGACAGGCACTATCCGAGGGAGTGCAAACGTCCCTTCGGTCGCACCATCCAAAGGGGTGGTGCTTAA
- a CDS encoding DDE-type integrase/transposase/recombinase, giving the protein MDTQADDNERRKAVALFRYGVIADLLHWPKGKRGLGEQIAKKADRTYDIPGSRRSRIAAETIRDWLKAYRHGSFDALMPKARSDEGQARKIPQSIVDLLCMVKEDRPALSVRMVIDAVRASGEVPQDLELAPATVHRVLSRAGLMARKPETPTSNDRRRFAFAKAGEMWMSDVMHGPSVLIGGKRRQKTYLISFMDDATRVVPYAAFALGENVSCFMPVFEQALRRRGLPLRLYVDNGAAYRSHHLSLVCARLGVTLIHARPYQPQGKGKQERWHREVRRQCLGTLAEGDTASLEALNRKLWTWVEGEYHQAPHRGLDGETPLERWARACDEVRLPDIGADFSALFLFEEKRKVHKDRTVSLRGVVYEVDASLVGETVSLRFDPSRVGKPVELWVKGRKVGLAKPVDAYANCFVKRDNEVRSVLRADRVAPNPPEGLRLRDFDVVEHHDQGER; this is encoded by the coding sequence ATGGACACCCAAGCCGACGACAACGAGCGACGCAAAGCCGTCGCGCTCTTTCGCTATGGTGTGATTGCCGACCTATTGCACTGGCCCAAAGGCAAGCGAGGCCTGGGCGAGCAAATCGCAAAGAAGGCGGACCGCACCTACGACATCCCCGGCTCACGCAGGAGCCGTATCGCTGCCGAAACCATCAGAGACTGGCTCAAGGCCTATCGCCACGGCAGCTTCGATGCCCTGATGCCCAAGGCGCGCAGTGACGAGGGGCAGGCACGCAAGATCCCACAGTCCATCGTGGACCTTCTGTGCATGGTCAAGGAAGACAGGCCCGCACTGTCTGTGCGCATGGTCATCGATGCCGTGCGAGCCTCGGGCGAGGTACCACAGGACCTGGAGCTGGCGCCAGCCACGGTGCATCGGGTGCTCTCTCGTGCAGGCTTGATGGCTCGCAAGCCCGAGACGCCAACGAGCAACGACCGCCGTCGCTTCGCCTTCGCGAAGGCGGGGGAGATGTGGATGAGCGACGTGATGCACGGACCGTCCGTGCTGATCGGAGGCAAGCGCCGCCAAAAGACGTATCTCATCTCATTCATGGACGACGCCACCCGAGTCGTCCCGTACGCTGCCTTCGCGCTCGGCGAAAACGTCTCTTGTTTCATGCCCGTCTTCGAGCAAGCGCTGCGACGGCGTGGACTTCCCCTGCGGCTTTACGTCGACAACGGGGCAGCATATCGGTCGCATCATCTGTCCCTCGTCTGTGCCAGGCTGGGCGTGACTCTCATCCACGCACGCCCCTACCAGCCTCAGGGCAAGGGCAAGCAGGAGCGCTGGCACCGCGAGGTGCGCCGGCAATGCCTTGGCACCCTCGCCGAAGGAGACACTGCGAGCCTCGAAGCCCTCAACCGCAAGCTCTGGACCTGGGTCGAGGGGGAGTACCACCAGGCCCCTCACAGAGGCCTTGATGGCGAGACCCCGCTCGAGCGCTGGGCTCGCGCTTGCGACGAGGTGCGGCTGCCGGACATCGGCGCAGACTTCAGTGCGCTCTTTCTCTTCGAGGAAAAGCGCAAGGTACACAAAGACAGGACCGTCAGCTTGCGGGGCGTCGTCTATGAGGTGGACGCTTCGCTCGTCGGCGAAACCGTCTCTTTGCGCTTCGACCCGAGCCGGGTCGGCAAGCCCGTCGAGCTCTGGGTCAAGGGGCGCAAAGTCGGCCTGGCCAAACCCGTCGATGCGTATGCCAACTGCTTCGTCAAACGCGACAACGAGGTGCGCTCCGTCCTGCGTGCCGACCGCGTTGCACCGAATCCGCCAGAAGGACTTCGCCTGCGCGACTTCGACGTCGTCGAGCACCACGACCAAGGAGAGCGATGA
- a CDS encoding restriction endonuclease, whose translation MNPLLRALRALGGSGSIDEIYERVIEIEKISEAVLSQMHDPEGSNQTEVGYRLAWARTYLKKYGHLDNSARGVWSLTAQGRAVEEVDPQEVLRKVRSQDKKYAPRTIATDDEGSPVSQTAPPEVAAEETWKQRLFKVLTQSLAPAAFERLVQRILRESGFVQVEVTGKTGDGGIDGRGIARINGLMSFHVLFQCKRYKGSVSSGEVRDFRGAMVGRADKGLFITTGTFSPAAVREATRDGAPPIDLIDGNDLSEKLKELGLGITKEVVEVVKVDEAWFAGV comes from the coding sequence ATGAACCCCCTCCTTCGCGCTTTAAGGGCGCTTGGGGGGTCTGGCTCGATTGACGAGATCTACGAGAGGGTCATCGAGATTGAGAAGATTTCAGAAGCAGTCCTGTCGCAGATGCACGATCCAGAGGGCAGCAACCAAACAGAGGTCGGGTATCGGCTCGCGTGGGCCCGAACCTACCTCAAAAAGTATGGTCATCTCGATAACTCCGCTCGTGGTGTTTGGTCGCTGACGGCGCAGGGGCGAGCCGTCGAGGAAGTTGATCCACAAGAGGTTCTTAGGAAGGTTCGCTCTCAGGACAAGAAGTATGCTCCTCGCACGATTGCGACTGATGATGAAGGATCGCCGGTCTCCCAAACCGCGCCGCCTGAAGTAGCGGCGGAAGAGACATGGAAGCAGCGACTGTTCAAGGTACTTACCCAATCGCTCGCACCGGCAGCCTTTGAACGACTTGTGCAAAGGATCCTTCGTGAATCCGGCTTCGTTCAGGTCGAAGTCACGGGCAAGACCGGTGACGGCGGTATTGACGGCCGAGGCATCGCGAGGATCAACGGCCTAATGAGCTTCCATGTCTTGTTCCAGTGCAAGCGATACAAAGGATCAGTGTCATCAGGAGAGGTCCGCGACTTTCGTGGCGCGATGGTTGGCCGTGCCGACAAGGGGCTTTTCATTACGACCGGAACATTCAGTCCGGCAGCGGTGCGTGAAGCAACTCGCGATGGGGCGCCTCCAATCGATTTGATTGATGGGAACGACCTAAGCGAAAAACTAAAAGAACTGGGCCTTGGAATAACCAAGGAAGTTGTCGAGGTAGTGAAAGTCGACGAAGCCTGGTTTGCGGGCGTTTGA